Proteins encoded together in one Sulfuricaulis sp. window:
- a CDS encoding glycosyltransferase family 2 protein codes for MNEEVPSPPLVSIGIPVYNEDRFLEESLQSLLSQDYRNLEIIISDNASTDKTEAICRKYCNRDHRIRYHRFESNQGATANFRKVVELAQGRYFMWAAGHDLWSPNLISECASILEKNPDGVIAFGSCTWIDAAGRQMARASGWTDTRGMDPIARFFSVFWGNMHPILGVMRIDALRQARFQACIGTDLLMLSELALMGHFIHASSASWSRREFRDDESYRDRMKRYRSSQYRLSHSLIDRFFPVVRLPLELIKVALRARVPWFEKLGIVGILVPSLPVKYVIGRRGRSA; via the coding sequence ATGAATGAGGAAGTTCCGTCCCCGCCGTTAGTAAGCATCGGTATTCCGGTTTACAACGAGGATAGATTTCTCGAAGAATCGCTCCAGTCGTTGCTGTCCCAGGATTACCGAAATCTCGAAATCATCATCTCCGATAACGCCTCAACGGATAAGACCGAGGCAATTTGCCGTAAATACTGCAATCGTGACCATCGGATTCGGTATCACCGATTCGAAAGCAATCAGGGCGCGACGGCGAATTTCAGGAAGGTTGTTGAGCTGGCGCAGGGCCGATACTTCATGTGGGCTGCAGGACATGATCTGTGGTCGCCAAATTTAATATCGGAATGTGCAAGTATTCTTGAGAAAAATCCCGATGGCGTTATTGCGTTTGGCTCCTGCACATGGATTGACGCCGCAGGCAGGCAAATGGCCAGAGCTTCAGGATGGACAGACACGCGCGGAATGGATCCCATCGCGCGCTTCTTTTCGGTATTCTGGGGGAATATGCATCCAATTCTGGGTGTAATGCGAATCGACGCCTTGCGGCAGGCGCGCTTTCAGGCATGTATCGGTACAGATCTTCTGATGCTTTCAGAGCTTGCCCTGATGGGTCATTTTATTCATGCATCTTCGGCTTCATGGTCCAGGCGCGAGTTTCGAGATGACGAAAGTTATCGTGATCGCATGAAACGCTACCGCAGCTCTCAGTACAGACTGTCGCATTCGCTGATCGACCGGTTCTTCCCCGTGGTACGGTTGCCGCTCGAGCTTATCAAGGTGGCATTGCGCGCACGCGTTCCATGGTTCGAGAAGCTGGGGATTGTTGGAATATTGGTGCCGTCTCTTCCTGTTAAATATGTGATCGGTCGCCGTGGGCGTAGCGCCTGA
- a CDS encoding glycosyltransferase family 2 protein yields MEDQKNHSSLSIIIPAKNEGVALNAILPRLRQILPRAEIIVVNDGSSDDTESICRAHDVVLLSHPYSVGNGAAIKSGARIAKGKILVFMDADGQHHPEDIQTLTAQLEKGYDMAVGARSRQSQATIGRSIANTIYNLLASWMVGRKIDDLTSGFRAVDAEIFRDFLYLLPNGFSYPTTITMSFFRAGYRVSYVPIHASPRHGKSHIRIVLDGLRFLTIIFKIGTLYSPLKLFLPISLGFFMLGLGYYAYTFLSFGRFTNMSGLLFTTSLLIFLIGLVSEQITMLLYRGTGKK; encoded by the coding sequence ATGGAAGACCAGAAAAATCACTCTTCGCTTTCGATTATCATTCCGGCCAAAAATGAGGGGGTTGCGCTGAACGCGATCCTACCTCGGCTGCGTCAGATTCTGCCACGTGCTGAAATTATCGTGGTCAACGATGGTTCGTCGGACGATACGGAAAGTATCTGTCGGGCGCATGATGTCGTGCTGCTGTCACATCCATACAGTGTCGGTAATGGCGCGGCCATTAAATCCGGCGCGCGTATCGCCAAGGGAAAAATTCTTGTCTTCATGGATGCCGATGGACAACATCATCCAGAAGATATCCAAACGCTGACGGCTCAGTTGGAGAAAGGATATGACATGGCGGTTGGCGCCAGGAGCAGACAGTCACAAGCAACCATCGGGCGCTCAATCGCCAATACGATTTATAATCTGCTTGCAAGCTGGATGGTGGGCAGAAAGATCGATGATTTGACTTCCGGATTCCGTGCAGTGGATGCCGAAATATTTCGTGATTTTCTGTATTTACTGCCAAACGGATTTTCTTACCCGACCACGATCACGATGTCGTTCTTTCGCGCCGGATACAGGGTGTCCTATGTCCCCATCCACGCATCGCCGCGACACGGCAAGAGCCATATCAGGATTGTACTGGATGGGCTGCGTTTTCTGACAATTATCTTCAAGATCGGCACTTTGTATTCTCCCTTGAAACTTTTTTTGCCGATCAGTCTCGGGTTTTTCATGCTCGGGCTCGGTTACTATGCCTATACTTTTTTGTCTTTCGGGCGGTTTACCAACATGAGCGGATTGTTGTTCACCACCTCACTGCTGATCTTTCTGATCGGATTGGTATCTGAGCAGATCACAATGCTACTTTATCGTGGCACAGGAAAGAAATAG
- a CDS encoding tetratricopeptide repeat protein — MLDDGENIFLNDAIALKDLSPANLHNALRANDSGPLGRPLASLSFALNHYFSGGFENTLPFKLTNLLIHIVNTVLVYFLALKLLQSPALRGTPSGGYALPVAALTSALWALHPVQLTNVLYVVQRMNSLSALGVLIGLLIFMQGRRLVDENQRRGITVMTIGIILGLFLGLISKENAALLPLFALSIEYAFYRRDNLNNQMRRRLYAFYLFMVLIPVAIFTIYLIGHPEFITGSYALRHFTPYERLLTETRVLWFYLGLLIFPTPARLGLFHDDIALSTSLFAPPTTLLAAAGLGALVLFALIKTRRGPVISFAILWFLAGHALESSVFGLELAYEHRNYLPSLGFFFLVSSAFLSLFQQLKSATAIRLLLPLGLVLVLALTTWNRAATWSDIYTIAETNARYHPKSPRANDFASKVNLLEANDINRAIVYALRTVASAPQEPGSRIYLRMLLATAETEINTLLTKPRREASSAPNNVKIKGLPEEIGVKTENRTVHLSHETTSAEIIMRLLKTEPITVHTVVAVENLRRCVINTRQVCGRMLSDAQDWVTTATNNLRSSNGYRAIMLRNAAMLSAHQSDYDQALRYMEKAAELDPDILAYRLAITEYLIRTGRLGQAKLMLGTLQADVVQFPRFSAENRGTLDALAKMHAQAVEQSR, encoded by the coding sequence GTGCTCGATGACGGCGAGAACATATTTCTGAATGACGCCATTGCCCTGAAGGATCTCAGCCCGGCCAACCTCCATAACGCTCTGCGCGCCAACGATAGCGGTCCATTGGGCCGCCCCCTCGCCTCATTGAGTTTCGCGCTTAACCATTATTTTTCCGGTGGCTTTGAGAATACCTTGCCATTCAAGCTCACCAACTTACTGATCCACATCGTCAACACCGTGCTGGTTTATTTTCTCGCCCTTAAATTGTTGCAAAGCCCGGCGCTGCGCGGCACGCCCAGCGGCGGCTACGCTCTGCCCGTCGCGGCGCTCACGTCAGCACTCTGGGCGCTGCACCCCGTTCAGTTGACGAATGTACTCTACGTGGTACAGCGAATGAACAGCCTGTCAGCGCTAGGCGTCCTGATTGGCCTGTTGATCTTCATGCAGGGACGCCGGCTGGTGGATGAGAATCAGCGGCGGGGCATTACCGTGATGACAATTGGGATCATTCTGGGCCTGTTCCTCGGCCTGATCTCGAAGGAAAACGCGGCCCTGCTGCCTTTGTTCGCGCTGTCCATCGAATATGCATTTTATCGGCGCGACAACCTGAATAATCAAATGCGCAGGCGTCTTTACGCCTTCTATCTGTTCATGGTGCTGATACCGGTCGCCATCTTTACGATTTATTTAATCGGCCATCCGGAGTTCATCACAGGTTCTTACGCTTTACGCCACTTCACACCTTATGAGCGCCTGCTGACAGAGACGCGAGTGCTGTGGTTTTATCTGGGCCTGCTCATTTTTCCCACGCCCGCTCGGCTTGGCCTGTTTCATGACGATATCGCCCTCAGTACGAGTCTGTTCGCTCCGCCCACGACGCTGCTCGCGGCCGCTGGCCTGGGAGCGCTTGTGTTGTTCGCTTTGATAAAAACCAGGCGAGGGCCTGTCATAAGTTTCGCTATTTTATGGTTCCTCGCCGGACATGCGCTCGAATCCAGCGTGTTTGGACTTGAACTTGCCTACGAACATCGCAACTACCTGCCAAGCCTGGGATTCTTTTTTCTTGTTTCATCCGCTTTTCTGTCTCTGTTCCAGCAATTGAAATCGGCGACGGCTATCCGCTTATTGCTTCCTCTGGGACTGGTTCTCGTGCTGGCCCTCACGACCTGGAACCGTGCCGCGACATGGAGCGACATCTACACAATCGCTGAAACCAACGCACGCTATCACCCGAAGTCTCCCCGGGCCAATGACTTCGCCTCAAAAGTAAATCTGCTGGAAGCCAATGACATCAATCGCGCGATTGTCTACGCGCTCAGAACCGTTGCCAGCGCCCCGCAAGAACCCGGCTCCCGCATCTATTTGCGGATGCTGCTGGCAACGGCAGAAACCGAAATCAACACATTGCTGACCAAACCGCGGAGGGAGGCTTCGAGTGCACCGAATAATGTCAAGATCAAGGGCTTGCCTGAGGAGATCGGAGTAAAAACAGAAAACCGGACCGTGCACCTGTCCCATGAAACGACTTCAGCGGAAATCATCATGAGGTTGCTTAAAACCGAACCCATTACCGTCCACACAGTGGTTGCAGTGGAGAATCTGCGCCGATGCGTGATCAACACGCGACAAGTCTGCGGTCGCATGCTATCTGACGCTCAGGATTGGGTAACCACTGCCACAAATAATCTCCGTTCATCGAATGGTTACCGCGCGATCATGCTCCGCAATGCCGCCATGCTGAGCGCACACCAGAGTGACTATGACCAGGCGCTGCGTTACATGGAAAAAGCTGCCGAGCTGGATCCTGATATCCTGGCCTATCGACTGGCAATAACAGAATATCTCATCCGGACGGGACGCCTGGGCCAGGCAAAATTAATGCTGGGCACACTGCAGGCAGACGTCGTCCAATTCCCGAGGTTTTCAGCAGAAAACCGGGGCACCTTGGACGCACTTGCCAAAATGCATGCACAGGCCGTGGAACAATCACGCTAA
- the rfbF gene encoding glucose-1-phosphate cytidylyltransferase — MKVVILAGGYGTRLSEETEVLPKPMIEIGGRPLIWHLMKIFSSQGFNEFIVALGYKGQAIKRYFLQYPQIETNLQIDLSTATISTAGHTDENWKIDLVDTGHDTMTGGRLKRLRDMLDDTFFFTYGDGLANVDLRRLLELHRSHGKLATVTAVKPPSRFGLIQIEEDKVSSFNEKPRNPVDWINGGYFVLEPGAIDYIDGDTTSWERDPCQRLARNGELFAYRHEDYWQCVDTLHELRLLRETWNSGKAPWKTW, encoded by the coding sequence ATGAAAGTTGTAATACTCGCCGGCGGCTACGGAACCCGCCTCTCCGAAGAAACCGAAGTTCTGCCAAAGCCGATGATCGAAATCGGCGGTCGGCCTTTAATCTGGCATCTAATGAAGATATTTTCCAGTCAGGGATTCAATGAGTTTATTGTCGCTTTGGGTTACAAGGGCCAGGCCATCAAGCGCTACTTTCTGCAATACCCGCAAATCGAAACAAACTTGCAGATCGATCTATCTACCGCCACCATCTCAACGGCCGGACATACCGACGAAAACTGGAAGATCGATCTTGTCGATACCGGACACGACACCATGACAGGAGGCCGCCTCAAGCGGCTGCGTGACATGCTCGATGACACATTCTTTTTCACTTATGGTGATGGCCTGGCCAATGTCGACTTGCGGCGGCTGCTCGAGCTTCATCGTTCGCATGGAAAGCTGGCGACCGTTACCGCCGTGAAACCCCCCTCTCGCTTTGGCCTGATACAGATTGAGGAAGACAAAGTTTCCTCATTCAACGAAAAACCTCGTAATCCCGTTGACTGGATCAATGGTGGATACTTCGTGCTTGAACCGGGAGCTATCGATTACATTGACGGTGATACCACGTCATGGGAGCGGGATCCCTGTCAGCGCCTCGCGCGCAATGGGGAACTCTTTGCTTACCGCCATGAAGACTACTGGCAATGTGTCGATACGTTGCATGAATTGCGCTTGCTGCGGGAAACCTGGAACAGCGGTAAAGCGCCCTGGAAAACATGGTAA
- a CDS encoding cephalosporin hydroxylase family protein, which translates to MIEGEKEEIEKMGQDTNLQSLSRTLFVESCKHRYSYHFSWLGRPIIQYPEDIIAIQEIIWNTKPDLIVETGVAHGGSIIFHASMLELLGGNGIVVGIDIDIRKHNRNELEKHPLSKRVTLIEGSSIDTSVVSQVRQLAQGRKRIMVLLDSNHTHEHVLQELKLYSPLVASGNYLIVLDTVIEDLPKSLFPDRPWDRNDNPKTAVHEFLKLSDRFIIDKEIQNKLLLSVAPDGYLKCIKD; encoded by the coding sequence ATGATTGAAGGCGAAAAAGAAGAAATTGAAAAAATGGGCCAGGACACTAACCTGCAATCACTCTCGCGAACGCTATTCGTCGAGAGTTGCAAACACCGTTACTCATATCATTTTTCCTGGCTCGGTCGTCCGATAATCCAGTATCCGGAGGATATCATTGCCATACAGGAGATTATCTGGAATACCAAACCCGACCTGATCGTCGAAACAGGCGTAGCCCACGGTGGCTCCATCATCTTCCATGCCTCAATGCTGGAGCTCCTGGGTGGTAATGGTATCGTGGTTGGCATAGACATCGATATACGAAAACACAACCGAAACGAACTCGAAAAGCACCCTCTTTCCAAACGCGTCACGTTGATTGAAGGGTCGTCCATTGATACATCCGTTGTCAGTCAGGTTCGCCAGCTGGCGCAGGGACGAAAACGCATCATGGTATTGCTGGACTCAAACCATACACACGAACATGTGCTGCAAGAGCTCAAGCTATATTCCCCTCTTGTCGCTTCCGGTAATTATCTGATTGTTCTCGATACGGTAATCGAAGACCTCCCCAAATCCCTCTTCCCCGACAGGCCGTGGGACAGGAATGACAACCCCAAAACGGCGGTACATGAATTTTTAAAGCTGAGCGACCGTTTTATTATCGACAAAGAGATACAAAATAAATTATTGCTTTCAGTTGCCCCAGACGGTTATCTCAAGTGCATCAAGGACTGA
- a CDS encoding acetyltransferase has product MALTNLFKKRIVIWGASGHAKVLHEFLGKLGYEIIAAFDNDTNAVSPIPNVPLYHGTDGFQRWKQQQSRPDKVRCLVAIGGWHGYTRLEIQRYLQSQGLIPAIAAHPASYVADTATCGPGSQILAGSVIGVDVQMGDACIVNTSASVDHECRLGDGVHLAPGATIAGCVHIGNFSFIGAGTVVLPRVRIGNHCIIGAGSTVTRDIPDGVVAYGNPAKVVRVNSEQHND; this is encoded by the coding sequence ATGGCTCTGACGAATCTTTTCAAAAAAAGAATTGTAATATGGGGTGCCAGTGGTCATGCCAAGGTGCTTCACGAATTCCTCGGAAAACTGGGATACGAGATCATTGCGGCGTTCGATAATGATACGAATGCAGTGTCTCCAATCCCAAATGTTCCGCTTTACCACGGTACGGACGGATTCCAGCGCTGGAAGCAACAGCAAAGTCGCCCGGACAAAGTAAGATGTCTGGTGGCCATCGGTGGATGGCATGGGTACACCCGACTGGAAATTCAACGATACCTGCAATCCCAGGGGCTAATACCCGCGATAGCGGCACATCCTGCGTCCTACGTCGCTGATACCGCGACTTGCGGTCCGGGCTCCCAGATTCTGGCCGGATCAGTTATTGGCGTTGACGTGCAGATGGGCGATGCCTGTATCGTCAACACATCAGCCAGCGTAGATCATGAATGCCGACTGGGTGATGGAGTACATCTCGCCCCGGGGGCTACAATTGCAGGCTGTGTACACATCGGCAACTTTTCCTTCATCGGCGCCGGAACAGTGGTCTTACCACGAGTCCGAATCGGCAATCACTGCATAATTGGCGCCGGTTCTACCGTAACGCGCGACATTCCCGACGGGGTTGTCGCCTATGGAAATCCCGCGAAGGTAGTGCGGGTCAATTCGGAGCAACACAATGATTGA
- a CDS encoding class I SAM-dependent methyltransferase, producing the protein MTSKCRFCAHPLTRTFVDLGMSPLSNRYLTAEQLNQMEPLYPLHAYVCDRCFLVQLDEFETPERIFEDYAYFSSYSDSWLEHARQYANQIEQRLHLDASSQVIEIASNDGYLLNFFQKKDIPVLGIEPATNVAKTAEHKGIRTLNRFFGTKLATELVGQSIRANLLIANNVLAHVPDLNDFVCGMKQLLAPRGTITIEVPHLARLIEQNQFDTIYHEHFSYFSFLTARQVLQHHQLTVFDVEELDTHGGSLRLYAKHAEDQTKEISDRVEKMKAWEIARSYDQLSPYLAFGERVCDVKRKLLSFLISAKQQGKRVVGYGAPAKGNTLLNYCGIRTDFLDFTVDRSPHKQGRFLPGTHIPIYSPERIDEIKPDYLLILPWNLREEIMQQMSRIRNWGGKFVVPIPESRVL; encoded by the coding sequence GTGACCAGTAAATGCAGGTTCTGTGCTCACCCGTTGACCCGCACGTTCGTGGATCTCGGCATGAGTCCACTATCTAATCGTTACCTGACCGCGGAACAACTGAACCAGATGGAACCGCTCTATCCCCTCCATGCCTATGTGTGCGACAGGTGTTTTCTAGTCCAGTTGGATGAATTCGAGACGCCGGAACGCATCTTCGAAGACTATGCCTATTTTTCTTCCTACTCTGATAGCTGGCTGGAACACGCACGCCAATATGCCAATCAGATCGAACAACGATTGCACCTGGATGCTTCGTCGCAGGTAATCGAGATTGCCAGTAACGACGGGTATCTGCTGAATTTCTTCCAGAAAAAAGACATCCCGGTGCTGGGCATCGAGCCAGCAACCAACGTCGCAAAAACCGCGGAACACAAAGGCATACGCACACTCAACCGGTTTTTCGGAACAAAACTGGCAACGGAACTTGTCGGCCAATCCATCCGCGCCAACCTGCTGATAGCAAATAATGTTCTGGCACACGTGCCCGATCTGAATGATTTCGTATGTGGTATGAAACAGCTTCTGGCTCCGCGTGGCACAATCACGATTGAGGTCCCGCACCTGGCCCGACTCATCGAACAGAATCAATTCGATACGATTTACCATGAACATTTCTCGTACTTTTCCTTTCTGACCGCCCGGCAAGTCCTACAACACCACCAGTTAACAGTTTTCGATGTTGAGGAACTTGATACCCACGGCGGCTCCCTGCGTCTGTACGCCAAACACGCCGAGGATCAGACAAAAGAAATATCTGATCGCGTCGAGAAAATGAAAGCGTGGGAAATTGCGAGATCGTATGACCAGTTGAGTCCTTACCTGGCCTTTGGTGAAAGAGTATGTGATGTCAAACGCAAATTGCTGAGTTTCCTAATTTCCGCCAAACAGCAAGGCAAACGTGTGGTGGGCTATGGTGCCCCGGCAAAAGGCAACACCCTGTTAAACTACTGTGGCATCAGAACCGACTTTCTGGATTTCACTGTAGACAGGAGCCCGCACAAACAAGGTCGTTTCTTGCCAGGCACGCATATACCGATTTACTCCCCGGAAAGGATTGATGAAATAAAACCTGATTACTTGTTGATCCTGCCGTGGAATCTCCGCGAGGAAATCATGCAACAAATGTCACGCATACGTAATTGGGGAGGTAAATTCGTCGTCCCGATTCCCGAATCAAGGGTGCTCTGA
- the rfbG gene encoding CDP-glucose 4,6-dehydratase yields the protein MVISPAFWKNKKVFLTGHTGFKGSWLSLWLQKLGAELTGYSLPPPTNPSLYELAWAGKHMRSIEADVRDADRLGKSISTCQPDIVIHLAAQSLVLPSYADPLTTYATNIMGTVNLLEATRHCGSVRVVINVTSDKCYENHGGNRGFSESDPMGGFDPYSSSKGCAELVTSAYRHSFYSDAGHGNKPVATATARAGNVIGGGDWSPYRLIPDIMQAFIAHRTAVIRNPEATRPWQHVLEPLGGYLRLAECMWQDTTGYSEAWNFGPDEKDTRAVSWIADELVRLWGGEARWETDSNSHPKEATSLRLDCSKAKSRLGWAPRLDLLTALTWTVEWFKSYDSGSDMRLVTEKQIDRCQNMDSHCDQ from the coding sequence ATGGTAATTTCCCCTGCCTTTTGGAAAAACAAGAAAGTCTTTCTCACCGGCCATACCGGCTTCAAGGGAAGCTGGCTGTCCTTGTGGCTACAGAAGCTTGGGGCAGAGCTAACCGGTTACTCTCTGCCACCGCCTACGAATCCGAGCCTGTACGAGCTTGCCTGGGCAGGCAAACACATGCGCAGCATTGAGGCGGACGTTCGCGACGCAGACCGGCTGGGCAAATCGATTTCGACATGTCAGCCCGATATCGTTATACACCTGGCGGCGCAATCGTTGGTATTGCCGTCGTACGCCGACCCTTTGACGACCTACGCAACCAACATCATGGGAACAGTGAACCTGCTTGAGGCCACGCGCCACTGCGGGTCTGTGCGGGTAGTTATTAACGTCACCAGCGACAAGTGCTATGAGAATCACGGCGGGAACCGTGGTTTCAGTGAATCCGATCCAATGGGTGGTTTCGATCCTTACTCGAGCAGCAAGGGCTGCGCGGAACTCGTTACCTCCGCCTACCGTCACTCCTTTTATAGTGATGCTGGCCATGGGAATAAACCGGTAGCTACAGCAACAGCGCGCGCGGGCAACGTAATCGGCGGGGGTGACTGGTCACCCTATCGACTCATTCCCGATATCATGCAGGCCTTTATTGCCCATCGCACTGCTGTTATCCGCAACCCTGAAGCTACCCGCCCATGGCAGCATGTGCTGGAACCGCTTGGCGGCTACCTTCGCCTGGCAGAATGCATGTGGCAGGATACTACCGGGTATTCCGAGGCATGGAACTTCGGGCCGGACGAGAAAGATACGCGCGCCGTATCGTGGATTGCGGATGAGCTGGTGCGCCTCTGGGGAGGAGAAGCACGGTGGGAAACGGACTCGAACAGCCACCCCAAAGAAGCCACTTCTTTGCGCCTGGACTGCTCCAAGGCCAAGTCGAGGTTGGGTTGGGCCCCAAGACTGGATCTGCTAACGGCGCTGACGTGGACAGTGGAATGGTTCAAATCCTATGACTCCGGTTCCGACATGCGGCTAGTGACTGAAAAACAGATCGACCGCTGCCAAAACATGGATTCTCACTGTGACCAGTAA
- a CDS encoding DegT/DnrJ/EryC1/StrS aminotransferase family protein has protein sequence MKHIPVSGPWITQKEIDYVTEAVTTAWYENANVYHARFERDFARYHDVRHAVALPSCTSAIHLALLALGIGPGDEVIVPDITWIASAAPITYVGATPVFADIERDSWCLSAASLNAAITHRTKAVIPVDLYGSMPDYDAIRTIADKHGIAIIEDAAEAIGSRYKNKPAGALGDIGVFSFHGSKTLTTGEGGMLITNNGQIAEKVLFQRDHGRPPGDRMFYNTQIAQKYKMSSMQAALGIAQLERLGQLVARKREIFKWYEEELRGLKGITLNYEGPDFTNSYWMTTVVIDPEYGLDKQQLMEKMMPHGIHCRPFFHPLSSLPAYAAVPGIREARERNRVSYEISPYAVNLPSALNLTPEDVQYVVKYFRQILSV, from the coding sequence GTGAAACACATACCCGTCTCTGGCCCCTGGATAACGCAGAAAGAAATCGATTACGTCACGGAAGCTGTGACGACAGCATGGTATGAAAACGCCAACGTCTATCACGCGCGTTTCGAGCGGGATTTTGCCCGCTATCATGACGTACGCCACGCCGTGGCGTTGCCATCGTGCACCTCCGCCATCCACCTGGCCCTGCTCGCGCTGGGCATTGGCCCCGGCGACGAAGTGATCGTGCCGGACATCACCTGGATTGCCAGCGCCGCCCCGATAACCTACGTCGGCGCGACTCCTGTCTTCGCGGACATCGAACGCGACTCGTGGTGCCTGTCCGCCGCGTCTCTGAACGCCGCCATCACCCACCGCACAAAGGCGGTCATTCCGGTGGACCTGTACGGCAGCATGCCGGACTACGACGCCATCCGCACCATCGCCGACAAGCATGGAATTGCCATCATCGAAGACGCCGCCGAAGCGATCGGCTCACGGTACAAGAACAAGCCCGCGGGCGCGCTCGGGGACATCGGGGTTTTCAGTTTTCACGGTTCCAAAACCCTGACCACCGGTGAAGGTGGCATGCTGATCACCAACAACGGACAAATCGCGGAAAAAGTGCTGTTCCAGCGTGACCATGGCCGTCCACCGGGCGACCGCATGTTCTACAACACGCAGATCGCCCAGAAATACAAGATGAGCAGCATGCAGGCGGCGCTGGGCATCGCGCAACTAGAGCGCCTCGGGCAACTCGTGGCTCGAAAACGTGAAATCTTCAAATGGTATGAGGAAGAATTGCGCGGACTGAAGGGGATTACCCTGAATTACGAAGGACCGGATTTCACCAACAGCTACTGGATGACAACGGTAGTTATCGACCCCGAATACGGTCTGGACAAGCAACAACTCATGGAAAAGATGATGCCGCACGGCATTCATTGCCGGCCGTTTTTCCACCCCCTGAGTTCCCTGCCTGCGTATGCCGCTGTGCCAGGCATTCGCGAAGCCCGGGAACGCAATCGGGTGAGCTACGAAATCAGCCCCTATGCCGTCAATTTACCCTCGGCGCTGAATTTAACGCCGGAAGACGTGCAATACGTGGTCAAATATTTCAGGCAGATATTATCGGTCTAG
- the rfbC gene encoding dTDP-4-dehydrorhamnose 3,5-epimerase has protein sequence MIFVETRLRGAYIIELEPHVDERGFFARTFCREEFIAHGLNPDFAQCDISFNKKQGTLRGLHYQTEPFEEVKLVRCSRGAIYDVVIDLRPESPTHRQWMSVELTQENHKAVYIPEGFAHGFQTLHDNSEVLYQMSEPYHPDHSHGIRWDDPALGITWPPASQRIISAKDLAYPWL, from the coding sequence ATGATCTTCGTGGAAACCAGGCTCCGTGGAGCCTACATTATTGAACTGGAACCCCATGTGGACGAACGAGGTTTCTTTGCGCGGACATTTTGCCGGGAAGAATTCATCGCACATGGCCTTAACCCTGATTTCGCTCAATGCGATATTTCCTTTAACAAAAAACAGGGTACTCTGCGAGGCCTGCATTACCAGACAGAACCTTTCGAGGAGGTAAAACTGGTGCGATGCAGCCGAGGCGCAATCTATGATGTGGTTATCGATTTGCGCCCTGAATCTCCTACGCACCGCCAATGGATGTCTGTGGAACTAACCCAGGAAAACCATAAAGCGGTTTATATCCCAGAGGGCTTTGCCCACGGTTTCCAAACACTGCATGACAATTCCGAGGTTCTCTATCAAATGTCCGAGCCCTATCATCCCGATCATTCACACGGCATCCGATGGGACGATCCAGCACTGGGGATCACCTGGCCACCAGCGTCGCAACGTATCATTTCTGCGAAGGATCTCGCCTATCCATGGCTCTGA